A single Xenopus laevis strain J_2021 chromosome 3S, Xenopus_laevis_v10.1, whole genome shotgun sequence DNA region contains:
- the LOC108703567 gene encoding placenta-specific gene 8 protein → MAMATQQVTIVQGTQWKTGVCSCFDDMEICCCAFWCFPCFQCKTVRDFGECLCLPLLEYHLPGCQVSTAMRAAVRERNGIQGSICNDCCTLCCCYTCTWCQMAREIKHRRNPMSMVTVQTTTVQPQHYPYR, encoded by the exons ATGGCCATGGCAACGCAGCAGGTGACTATTGTCCAAGGGACACAGTGGAAGACTGGCGTCTGCTCTTGTTTTGATGATATGGAAATCT GCTGTTGTGCTTTCTGGTGTTTCCCATGTTTCCAGTGCAAGACGGTCAGGGATTTTGGGGAGTGTCTGTGTCTCCCCCTGTTAGAATATCACTTGCCCGGCTGTCAGGTGTCAACTGCCATGAGAGCGGCTGTGAGAGAGCGGAACGGCATCCAG GGCTCCATTTGTAACGACTGTTGCACCCTGTGCTGTTGTTACACTTGTACCTGGTGCCAAATGGCTCGTGAGATCAAGCACCGCAGGAACCCCATGAGTATGGTCACTGTACAGACTACTACTGTGCAACCCCAACATTACCCCTACCGCTAA
- the plscr3.S gene encoding phospholipid scramblase 1 has protein sequence MAAPGYPSSPAGYVSPPYPSPPYPGPSAPPAPSPGFHDYPGSPQHHMSAPLHPQPDLPPGVAPYLPVSSGTAPSGLEYLSQIDQILIHQKTEALEAVTGFETCNQYELLSIVGQRIFTVQERSSLCARCCCGSLRPLNLQVYDPSGREVIHFIRPLKCTSCCFPCCLQELEVQSPPGHTVGYVAQSWHPFVPKYSLLTETREPVLKVVGPCIMSSCCGDIDFQVKPMCESRSVGRISKHWGGLAKEIFTDADNFGIQFPKDIDVKMKAVLLGACFLLDYVFFERSRAKAERHTVIS, from the exons ATGGCAGCTCCAG GTTACCCCTCATCTCCTGCTGGATATGTTAGTCCTCCATACCCCTCCCCACCATATCCAGGCCCCTCTGCTCCTCCTGCCCCTTCCCCAGGTTTCCATGACTATCCCGGATCACCCCAGCATCACATGTCTGCTCCATTGCACCCACAACCCGACCTCCCTCCTGGGGTAGCTCCTTACCTGCCCGTGAGCAGCGGGACTGCACCCAGTGGGTTGGAATACCTCAGCCAG ATTGATCAAATTCTAATTCATCAGAAGACGGAAGCTCTGGAGG CCGTTACTGGGTTTGAGACCTGCAACCAGTATGAGCTGCTGAGCATTGTGGGACAGAGGATCTTCACTGTACAGGAGCGGAGCTCACTCTGTGCCCGGTGCTGCTGTGGATCCCTCCGACCCCTCAACCTCCAGGTCTACGACCCCTCAGGCCGAGAAGTCATTCACTTTATCCGTCCTCTCAAATGTACCAGCTGCTGTTTCCCATGTTGtctgcaagag TTGGAAGTGCAGAGCCCCCCGGGACACACTGTGGGGTACGTGGCTCAGTCGTGGCACCCCTTTGTCCCCAAATATTCTCTGCTGACTGAGACGCGGGAGCCGGTGCTGAAGGTTGTAGGACCCTGTATCATGTCGAGCTGCTGTGGGGACATCGACTTCCAG GTGAAGCCGATGTGTGAGTCTCGCAGTGTGGGTCGGATCAGTAAACACTGGGGCGGGTTGGCCAAGGAAATCTTCACAGACGCAGATAATTTTGGGATCCAGTTCCCTAAGGACATTGATGTGAAAATGAAAGCGGTGTTACTGGGGGCCTGTTTCCTGCTG GATTATGTGTTTTTTGAGAGATCCAGAGCGAAGGCTGAACGTCACACAGTGATCAGCTAA